The Gemmatimonadota bacterium genome includes a region encoding these proteins:
- a CDS encoding Gfo/Idh/MocA family oxidoreductase, with product MQIYNVGVIGCGRISSLLEQETHRGTPNTHAGCYNHCDRTRIVAAADRDDKRRQSFGGKWDVPGLYTDWREMLDTEKLDIVSVCTYPIPHRDIVVAAAQSGVKAIFCEKAMATTLREADEMIDACRRNNVKLSINHTRRWDWQFRQIKELIDQEVIGSLQAMTLQYSAGLANNGTHFFDMLRFFAGDVAWATGHLLDPDALDPRGAGYFHFQNGVQCIVNGSTGGSAQHLFELLGSRGRITVANTRPRQFRLFVKNKEEKFPEIPEEHKLNTTDRGRCVIPLSVEEIAERLDRDRDTISTGEDGRAALEMVLSLHESERLGNARVDFPMTNLDLQVLVRNEGFISDAVPQ from the coding sequence ATGCAAATTTATAACGTTGGTGTTATCGGCTGTGGCAGGATTTCAAGCCTACTGGAACAGGAAACACATCGCGGAACGCCGAACACCCATGCGGGTTGTTACAATCACTGTGATCGAACCCGTATTGTCGCAGCAGCAGATCGGGACGATAAACGCCGACAGAGTTTTGGAGGCAAATGGGATGTTCCGGGTCTGTACACAGATTGGCGGGAAATGCTGGATACTGAGAAACTGGATATCGTGAGTGTTTGCACCTATCCCATTCCGCATCGGGATATCGTTGTTGCCGCGGCTCAGTCAGGAGTAAAAGCCATATTCTGCGAGAAGGCGATGGCGACTACGTTGCGAGAGGCAGACGAAATGATTGATGCTTGCCGGAGAAACAATGTAAAGCTGAGCATTAACCACACGCGCCGATGGGATTGGCAATTTCGCCAAATTAAGGAGCTAATCGATCAGGAAGTAATCGGCTCCCTTCAAGCGATGACGCTCCAGTACAGCGCCGGGCTCGCCAACAACGGAACCCACTTTTTCGACATGCTGCGCTTCTTTGCGGGCGATGTGGCCTGGGCAACCGGTCACCTATTGGATCCGGATGCGCTGGATCCCCGTGGCGCTGGATACTTTCATTTTCAAAATGGCGTACAATGCATTGTGAACGGATCCACCGGAGGGAGCGCCCAACACCTCTTTGAATTGTTGGGATCCAGGGGACGGATAACGGTGGCCAATACACGGCCACGTCAGTTCAGGCTCTTCGTCAAAAATAAAGAGGAAAAATTCCCCGAAATACCAGAGGAACACAAGCTGAATACAACGGACAGGGGCCGATGTGTGATCCCGTTGTCAGTAGAGGAGATTGCAGAACGCCTCGACCGCGATCGGGATACAATATCCACTGGAGAAGATGGACGGGCTGCGCTGGAAATGGTGCTTTCTCTTCACGAATCGGAGCGGTTGGGCAACGCCCGGGTGGATTTTCCCATGACAAACCTGGATCTCCAGGTACTGGTGAGAAACGAAGGGTTCATCAGCGACGCTGTACCGCAATGA
- a CDS encoding TIM barrel protein: protein MSDYTFKLAMFTTELRLPYDRAFPKAKEIGADRIWYAPSAGDLPFEAMTDADMDRIGACAEQHQTDIFLLCGGRKFKTVHLSDLDLDHMAEHPEFREAREELNAAMKMAARLKIPAVATFTFAWPGEYTAGKPTWPMRWMTRGGVISDLDMDKLVRAFTLLVEDADRYDVDLPLCMMPWNYTNTTEHMRQVIEAVGSPRLKTVWGPADTMNCGESDTATRGFQNVRPYLHTLHIKDLQVIDGLKCEFEYCPIGEGDVDFPTVLRNLRDYQIDAVISIATHFKPESGSAEEAMRINFANMKALIGGVGD from the coding sequence ATGTCCGATTACACGTTTAAACTTGCCATGTTCACGACCGAACTGAGACTGCCCTATGACCGGGCATTTCCCAAAGCGAAAGAGATCGGCGCGGACCGCATCTGGTATGCGCCTTCGGCGGGCGACCTTCCGTTCGAAGCCATGACCGACGCGGACATGGACCGCATCGGCGCGTGCGCCGAGCAGCATCAAACGGATATTTTCCTGCTCTGCGGAGGCCGTAAGTTTAAAACCGTGCATCTCAGCGATTTGGATCTGGACCATATGGCCGAACACCCCGAATTCCGGGAAGCCCGAGAGGAATTGAACGCCGCCATGAAGATGGCCGCCCGGCTCAAAATTCCGGCAGTGGCCACGTTCACATTTGCCTGGCCTGGTGAATATACTGCCGGTAAGCCGACCTGGCCCATGCGATGGATGACCCGCGGCGGCGTCATTTCCGATCTGGACATGGACAAACTGGTCCGGGCGTTTACGCTGCTGGTCGAAGACGCGGACCGCTACGATGTGGATCTGCCGCTGTGCATGATGCCGTGGAATTACACGAATACCACGGAACACATGCGGCAGGTGATCGAGGCGGTCGGCTCACCTCGCCTGAAAACGGTCTGGGGGCCAGCGGATACCATGAATTGCGGCGAATCGGACACCGCCACCCGCGGATTTCAGAATGTCCGTCCGTATCTTCATACGCTCCACATAAAAGATCTGCAAGTCATAGACGGTCTGAAATGCGAGTTTGAATACTGTCCCATCGGCGAAGGGGACGTGGATTTTCCGACGGTATTGCGGAACTTGCGCGATTATCAGATCGACGCGGTGATATCCATCGCCACCCACTTCAAGCCGGAAAGCGGATCGGCGGAAGAAGCGATGCGTATCAACTTTGCCAATATGAAAGCGTTGATCGGTGGGGTAGGGGACTGA
- a CDS encoding aryl-sulfate sulfotransferase, which translates to MNRSVLDWPTGVTVYHPDRCYNGYTLVHGRGPWDPVRGISAEQVDRWHLIDMKGQVVHEFYGNPATQRGSQLFERVANGHYISNGASITEQDWDGNIVWSLSSDFRKDARPTGFHHDIQKTSEHTYLAMVADRIDAPRVSRVTLKDDHIMEITSEGEVVWEWWGHHHLEEFGFSDRAKQIIFETGGGQQPGQEGDWLHLNTLHTLPDNPLYDQGDTRFKPGNILSCSRNGNQIFIIEKSTGNIVWNWGYLDQMETMWLNGTEGQNQYLVGPHDPKMLHNGNILIYDNGGGTGYPPINRFYTRLVEINPVSGEVVWEYAAGPQASKFLSIVTGGVQRLPNGNTLSLDTDKGRIFEVTWKGEIVWEYINPRGGFYRTQRIAYPDCPLDPPDQKPADLPVPDHLGLPVSDPLDYCPSL; encoded by the coding sequence ATGAATCGCTCTGTTCTGGACTGGCCAACAGGTGTTACCGTCTATCACCCCGACCGATGTTACAACGGGTACACGCTCGTTCACGGGCGAGGACCCTGGGATCCCGTGCGTGGTATCTCGGCCGAACAGGTCGATCGATGGCACTTGATAGACATGAAGGGGCAGGTGGTTCACGAGTTCTACGGAAACCCGGCGACGCAGCGCGGCTCTCAGCTATTTGAACGCGTTGCAAACGGCCACTATATCAGCAATGGGGCCTCCATCACAGAACAGGACTGGGATGGAAATATTGTCTGGTCTCTGTCTTCGGACTTCCGCAAGGATGCGCGACCAACGGGTTTCCATCACGACATCCAGAAGACTTCTGAACACACTTATCTCGCCATGGTCGCAGATCGAATCGATGCCCCTCGGGTATCGCGCGTCACACTCAAAGACGATCACATCATGGAAATAACTTCGGAGGGCGAGGTCGTCTGGGAATGGTGGGGGCATCACCACCTGGAAGAATTCGGATTCAGCGATCGTGCGAAGCAGATCATATTTGAAACTGGCGGGGGGCAACAGCCCGGACAGGAAGGGGACTGGCTCCATCTGAATACGCTTCACACACTTCCCGACAATCCTTTATACGATCAGGGGGATACGAGATTCAAGCCGGGAAATATTCTCAGCTGTTCCAGAAATGGAAATCAGATATTTATTATCGAGAAATCGACTGGAAACATCGTCTGGAATTGGGGCTATTTGGATCAGATGGAAACCATGTGGTTAAACGGGACCGAAGGGCAGAATCAATACCTGGTAGGTCCACACGATCCCAAAATGCTGCACAACGGAAATATCCTGATCTACGACAATGGAGGCGGTACGGGCTATCCTCCGATTAATCGATTCTACACCCGGCTTGTAGAAATCAATCCCGTAAGCGGAGAAGTCGTATGGGAATATGCTGCGGGGCCTCAGGCCAGCAAATTCCTGAGCATTGTTACCGGCGGTGTACAGCGCCTCCCGAATGGGAACACGCTGAGTCTGGACACGGATAAGGGACGGATTTTCGAAGTGACCTGGAAAGGTGAAATCGTGTGGGAGTACATCAACCCGAGAGGCGGGTTCTACAGAACCCAGCGCATTGCCTATCCAGATTGCCCACTGGACCCTCCTGACCAGAAGCCTGCAGACCTCCCGGTTCCCGATCACCTCGGCCTACCTGTATCAGACCCCCTGGATTACTGCCCGTCTCTCTAA
- a CDS encoding sulfatase: MPQPAQQPNILFVFSDQQRASAMGCYYGDEDLETPHFDAFARQGMKLESAVSTTPLCCPYRAILMTGLHGHRMGITTNGYHPDLSEYAHIGKAFKNAGYRCGYIGKWHLGDVQLDSGHPMRLGFDDEWFVPLVSNHASPNRNYAVNSTETVVGKGFDKPQIEANRAIEFIRGQDGGAPWCLFLSWYPPHPPLVSPEVYLEKYRGRNLKFHPNVKTVDAEALNLFQDHYAHYYGLVTGLDTEWERLMQALEDSGQAENTIVVYTSDHGEMLNSQGWRGKRWPHRESTQVPFLIRWPGKIEANATLDMPFGTPDIFPTLCGLAGINVPSGLDGADLSGVILGSDSNGHQQEYAYMAMHHSFIPWPGWRGIRTAKYNYARMEEGPWVCFDLENDPYEQNNLVEENGAVVSELDGLLVDAMKKAGDSWRDVGREVGDWQEWHGNKQIEQLGLDAEYPGSEAIRIWAERNNLV, encoded by the coding sequence ATGCCACAACCGGCTCAACAGCCCAATATCCTGTTTGTGTTTTCCGACCAGCAGCGTGCATCGGCAATGGGTTGCTACTACGGCGATGAAGATCTGGAGACACCGCACTTCGACGCATTCGCCAGGCAGGGAATGAAATTGGAAAGTGCCGTGTCAACGACCCCGCTTTGTTGCCCCTACAGGGCCATATTGATGACGGGATTACACGGCCATCGCATGGGGATAACGACCAACGGGTATCATCCGGATCTAAGTGAATATGCCCACATCGGCAAGGCTTTCAAAAACGCAGGGTACCGCTGTGGTTATATCGGCAAATGGCATTTAGGAGATGTACAACTCGATTCGGGTCATCCGATGCGTCTGGGATTCGACGATGAATGGTTTGTACCTCTGGTATCGAATCACGCGAGTCCCAATCGAAACTATGCGGTGAACAGCACTGAGACTGTGGTTGGAAAAGGGTTCGACAAGCCGCAGATCGAGGCCAACAGGGCCATTGAGTTCATTCGAGGACAGGACGGTGGGGCTCCCTGGTGCCTGTTTCTTTCATGGTATCCCCCTCATCCCCCACTGGTATCTCCAGAGGTATATCTCGAAAAATATCGAGGACGGAACCTGAAGTTTCATCCCAATGTGAAGACCGTAGATGCAGAGGCGCTCAATCTCTTTCAGGACCATTATGCGCATTATTACGGTCTCGTAACGGGCCTGGATACTGAGTGGGAACGCTTGATGCAGGCCCTGGAAGACAGTGGTCAGGCGGAAAACACCATTGTGGTGTACACCTCGGATCACGGTGAAATGCTAAACAGCCAGGGCTGGCGAGGCAAACGATGGCCTCATCGCGAATCCACCCAGGTTCCTTTTCTGATTCGATGGCCAGGCAAGATTGAAGCCAACGCCACACTGGACATGCCGTTTGGCACGCCAGACATTTTTCCCACGCTATGTGGACTCGCAGGGATCAATGTGCCATCGGGGTTGGACGGGGCCGATCTGTCCGGCGTCATCCTCGGCAGCGATTCCAATGGGCACCAGCAAGAGTACGCCTATATGGCGATGCATCACAGCTTCATTCCGTGGCCCGGCTGGCGCGGGATTCGCACAGCGAAGTACAATTACGCGCGAATGGAGGAAGGACCATGGGTGTGTTTCGATCTTGAAAACGATCCCTACGAACAGAACAACCTGGTCGAAGAGAATGGCGCGGTCGTGTCGGAACTGGATGGGCTTCTTGTAGATGCGATGAAAAAAGCGGGCGATTCCTGGCGCGATGTCGGCAGGGAAGTAGGCGATTGGCAGGAGTGGCACGGCAATAAACAGATTGAGCAACTCGGATTGGATGCTGAATACCCGGGTTCCGAGGCCATTCGAATCTGGGCAGAACGGAACAATCTTGTGTAG
- the dgoD gene encoding galactonate dehydratase: MKITSVKAVPASSSPQGRPPRNYMFVKIETDEGITGWGEATAGPLSVATQIDEVGQVLVGEDPWQIEKHWQTLYHHFFVRGGVVQMSAISGIEIALWDIKGQAVGLPIYEMLGGKMRDRIWCYGRWDGPTPEGAAETAMNNVSNGLTALKGDPFDHCGLFIPAEAERVAIKKLEAVRKAVGDDVELLVEVHGRLAPADAIRIGNAMADCRPFVYEEPVPPTNLDAMQRVAEAVSIPLATGERLYTKWEFTDLLSRQIVKMIQPDIVQGGGILELKKIAAMAEAHYVGFQPHNPYGPLCTIASLHLDACTPNFMIQEGGISPWFQDACTGDFPVQKDGFLPIPTGPGLGVSMNEAWLKANPWRDDANIWRPRPGTVASLQDTKWV; the protein is encoded by the coding sequence TTGAAGATTACATCGGTAAAAGCAGTTCCCGCATCATCTTCACCGCAAGGCCGCCCGCCACGCAACTACATGTTTGTGAAGATTGAAACCGATGAAGGCATCACAGGCTGGGGTGAGGCGACCGCCGGTCCGCTTAGCGTTGCAACCCAGATCGACGAGGTCGGTCAGGTGCTGGTGGGCGAAGACCCCTGGCAGATCGAGAAACACTGGCAGACACTCTATCATCACTTTTTTGTGCGGGGCGGTGTCGTGCAGATGTCAGCCATAAGCGGCATAGAAATCGCTCTGTGGGATATCAAAGGCCAGGCCGTGGGACTGCCCATATACGAAATGCTGGGCGGAAAGATGAGAGATCGGATCTGGTGCTATGGCAGGTGGGATGGGCCTACACCTGAAGGGGCTGCTGAAACTGCGATGAACAACGTATCAAATGGATTGACGGCGCTCAAGGGGGATCCGTTTGACCATTGCGGGCTGTTTATTCCGGCAGAAGCCGAACGCGTAGCCATAAAAAAACTGGAAGCTGTTCGCAAAGCAGTGGGCGACGACGTTGAGTTGCTCGTTGAGGTGCATGGACGGCTTGCGCCCGCAGACGCCATCCGCATCGGCAATGCGATGGCCGACTGTCGGCCCTTTGTGTACGAAGAACCCGTGCCACCAACAAACCTCGACGCGATGCAACGGGTTGCCGAGGCCGTAAGCATCCCACTGGCGACAGGTGAACGGCTTTACACCAAGTGGGAATTTACCGACTTGCTGAGCCGACAAATTGTGAAGATGATTCAACCCGACATTGTTCAGGGTGGCGGCATATTGGAGTTGAAGAAGATTGCGGCGATGGCAGAAGCCCATTATGTCGGTTTCCAACCGCACAACCCCTACGGCCCGCTTTGCACGATCGCGTCTTTGCATCTCGATGCCTGCACCCCAAACTTTATGATTCAGGAAGGCGGAATCAGCCCGTGGTTTCAGGACGCTTGCACAGGCGATTTCCCGGTTCAGAAGGATGGCTTTTTGCCGATCCCGACCGGCCCCGGGCTGGGCGTGTCCATGAACGAGGCGTGGCTCAAGGCAAACCCCTGGCGTGACGACGCAAATATTTGGCGGCCCCGTCCTGGTACGGTCGCATCATTACAAGATACAAAGTGGGTCTAA
- a CDS encoding phytanoyl-CoA dioxygenase family protein, with protein MPPTQKFEERVVRVEKPSAHFALLRNEKGDFLGVSEGETAVFDHADDKAIWKEEGDTCRHVVSGLTLDVSAANDEGVHLALNGKSLGEDGSESSVPGRFQPGHGPAHLPSEYLQQIRENGWVCLPSILSPHATEELQRVSCTGKWNHEELDRNLPTLTQSVEVSRAATEPVSLWVMREYMQCREIRLAHRPGFAVVAPDDGERQVGGWHSDYPYLWGIARNSSDGNRIVPHNALNLVLGVQRNLCVTEFKSENGATCFKLGSHTRGEGPPPEWGSGNTYREEGSRQARGLPYTGSEADVVEAPAGSYVIYDARTWHRAGVNRTNKKRAAMLQSVVPMYIMPFMETSRPYKEFLASPLASQLTEREHIELESLLVSRIDGPQGRLAITMDEELSR; from the coding sequence ATGCCCCCAACTCAGAAATTTGAAGAGCGCGTCGTTCGCGTGGAGAAACCTTCCGCTCACTTCGCGCTGTTGAGAAACGAAAAGGGTGATTTTCTGGGCGTATCGGAAGGCGAAACAGCCGTCTTTGACCACGCCGACGACAAAGCGATCTGGAAAGAAGAAGGCGACACTTGTCGCCACGTGGTGTCGGGCCTGACTCTCGATGTGTCTGCGGCGAATGACGAAGGCGTACATCTCGCCCTGAATGGGAAATCACTGGGGGAAGATGGCTCCGAATCGTCCGTGCCAGGGCGTTTTCAGCCGGGTCACGGCCCTGCCCATCTTCCGTCTGAATACCTTCAGCAAATCCGCGAGAACGGATGGGTCTGCCTTCCGAGCATCTTGTCTCCCCACGCGACCGAAGAACTACAAAGGGTGAGTTGCACTGGCAAGTGGAACCATGAAGAATTAGACAGAAATCTGCCGACTCTCACGCAGTCTGTGGAAGTGTCGAGAGCCGCAACCGAGCCTGTATCCCTCTGGGTGATGCGGGAGTATATGCAGTGTCGGGAAATTCGGCTGGCTCACAGGCCCGGTTTCGCCGTCGTGGCTCCGGATGACGGTGAACGCCAAGTGGGGGGGTGGCATTCGGATTATCCCTACCTCTGGGGGATTGCCAGGAATTCCTCCGATGGAAATCGGATCGTACCGCACAATGCGCTGAATCTCGTGCTTGGCGTTCAGCGAAATTTATGTGTGACCGAATTTAAGAGTGAAAACGGCGCAACCTGTTTCAAACTCGGATCGCATACGCGTGGAGAAGGACCGCCTCCAGAATGGGGGAGTGGGAATACGTACAGGGAGGAGGGATCTCGCCAGGCAAGGGGCCTCCCCTATACAGGCTCCGAAGCAGACGTCGTCGAGGCACCGGCGGGTAGCTACGTCATCTATGATGCCCGAACCTGGCACCGGGCAGGCGTGAACCGCACGAACAAAAAGCGGGCGGCGATGCTTCAGTCCGTCGTGCCCATGTACATCATGCCTTTTATGGAGACCTCTCGTCCCTACAAGGAGTTCCTTGCGAGTCCTCTGGCGAGTCAACTGACGGAGCGGGAGCATATCGAGCTGGAAAGTCTCCTTGTAAGCCGAATTGATGGGCCTCAAGGGCGTTTGGCGATCACCATGGATGAGGAGCTTTCCAGATGA